CGGCACTTTATGGCTCGACCAGATTTCACTTATGCCTGCCGATTCTGTATTCGGCTGGAGAAAAGATGTTGTTGAAGCAATCAAGGCGATGAAACCCGGAATTATTCGATGGGGCGGAATTGCCATTGAGCACGTGGATTGGAAAAATTTAATCGGAGACCCTGACAAACGGCAACCATGGATTGACCCTTTCTGGGGCGGCAGACACAATCCCGCCGCAGGTCTTGAAGAATTTGTCAAGCTCTGCAATTCCCTTGATATCGAACCGATGATTTGCGTCCGTACCACAGATTCCAATGCCTCTGACGCTGCTGCACAAGTTGAATATTTCAACGGTTCTACTGGTACGCCAATGGGCGCATTGAGGGCAAAAAACGGTCATCCAGAACCGTATCATGTAAATTACTGGCAAATAGGCAACGAACAGGAAAGTCCGGAATACACGCAAAAACTGAAACTTTTCTCTGAAGCAATGAAGAAAAAATATCCATCAGTTAAACTTTTATCATCATTCCCTAATCCTGATATTCTTCGCGAAGCACCTTTGATTGACTATGTTTGCCCACATCATTATCGTTCTGATTTGTGCGGCTGTAACGGTGAATTCAAGCGGATGCAATCATGGATTCAAAACTATGGCGGCGGCAGACCTATTAAAATCGCAATAACCGAGTGGAACACAACAGCGGGAAATTGGGGATTATCCAGAGGTGAACTTTGGACATTGGATAATGCGCTGGCCTGTGCAATCTATCATAATATTATGCATCATAATGCCGATTTGGTTGAGATTTCCAATCGTTCCGATTTGATTGACAGCAGTTGTGCAGGTTGTATTCAGACCAACTCGTACCAAATATTTAAAACACCCGCATATTATGTCCAATCCCTCTATGCTAATAAATCCGGCGATTATTCACTTCAGTCCACAATCAATGGAAATGTTATGCCGAACGAAATTAGTGCAACAATCAGCGGTGACAAAAGATTTGTTACTCTCTTTTTTGTAAATCAATTCCGGGCTTCTCGAAAAATTAGATTCGATTTTTCAGAATTAGGACACGCTAAAGAAAACATCACTATATGGACGGTTCAGGATACAAAACACGCATGCCAGAGAGATATTGCGAATAGTTTTGAGGAACCAGAAAGAGTAAAGATTGTTGAATCCGCAACGACTCTGGAACAGAATAAATTTACATACACTGTTCCAGAATTATCTTTAAGTGTATTTCTTCTGGAAATTGCTCCATAAAATTTGTGCGTTTATTGATTCGTACATAAAAATTTAAGGCAAAGCATAGTTGTTTTTTCGTTAAGCAACCATACTTTGCCTATTTTTAAGCGACATTTACAAACCTCTGTTATTCGTTCGCGGAACCGCCGGGGGTACTCAATTTTCCCATCGCTACGGTGCCTGTGCGAACCATATTCTTGATTCCATACGGCCTGCACGCTTCGATAAACTGCTCGAGTTTTTCTTCGCCGTCAGCGAGTTCGACCATAACAAATTTCGGCCCGACATCAACGACTCTGGCCTTGAACATTTCGAAAAGCGCGAGAATTTCGTGCCGTTTTTCAGGCGGCGCGTGCACGCACATCAGCATTAAATCGTGCGCGACAACATCTTTGAATGAATAATCCTGCACTTTGACGATTTCCACAATTTTCTCGAGCTGCTTGCGAACCTGCTCAACAACCTTATCGTCGCCGATTACAACTATCGTCATTCTGCTCAACGCCGGCTCATCTGTTCTGCCGACCGCCAGCGAATCAATATTAAATGCCCGTGCCGCGAACATTCCGGCAACGTGTGCCAGAACTCCCGGTTTATTCTGAACTAAAGCGCTAATTATATGTTTCATATTTTACCTCATCTTTAATTTCAAATCTCAAACTTCAAATTCGTTACGCCATACTCTCGAAAATGTCCAGGCCGTCCATTTCGTGCAGGCTCTTTCCTGCGGGAACCATCGGCCAAACATTTTCTTCGCGTTCGACTCTGAAATCGAGAACGCAAGGGCCTTTCGTTTTGAGCATTTTATCAATCGCGTTTTTAACGTCGTTCTTCTTTTCAACGGTAATTCCAACGGCACCAAACGCCTCGGCAACCGCAGCGAAATTCGGGCTGCGCAGCGAACTTTTCGAATATCGTTTGCCGTAGAACAGTTCCTGCCACTGGCGAACCATACCCATATAGCCGTTGTTCAAGATGCAAACCTTGACCGGCAGTTCATACTGAACCGCTGTGCAAAGCTCGTTCATCGTCATATTAAAGCTGCTGTCGCCGTCAATGTCGATAACCGTCATATCCGGTTTCGCAACCTGTGCGCCAATCGCGGCGGGCAAACCAAAACCCATCGTTCCAAGACCGCCTGAAGTAATAAAATGTCTGGGCTGCGTGTGTTTATAAAATTGAGCAGTCCACATCTGATGCTGTCCGACGCCTGTAACGATTATCGCGTTGTCTTTGGTCGCTTCCCAAATCTGCTCGATAACATACTGCGGCTTGATATTCGGGCTTTTAGTATCGTATCTCTGCGGATATTTACTTTTCCATTCAGCGATTTTCGCGAACCATTCTTTGCGTTCTTTATATTTAATTTCCTTTGTCAGTTCGCCGAGAATATATTTCGCGTCGCCGACAACAGGAATATTGACCGTAACATTTTTGCTGATACTGCTTGGGTCGATATCAATGTGAATAAATTTCGCTTTCGGAGCGAAAGTCTTGATTTTTCCGGTAACTCTGTCGTCAAATCTGGCGCCAACGGCTATCAGCAAATCACACTCCTGAACAGCAAAGTTCGCATAAGCAGTTCCATGCATACCGAGCATATCCAGCGATTCCGGCTGCGTCTGGTCATAAGCTCCCAGCCCCAGCAGCGTCATCGTAACTGGTATATTCGCCTTTTTGGCAAACGTACGCAATTCTTCCGCAGCGTTAGCCGCGATAACTCCGCCGCCGACGTAAAGCACCGGCCTTTCGGATTTATTTATCTCTTCGGCCGCAAGCGTTATCTGCCGCTGATGGCCTTTGATTTGCGGTTTGTAGCCGGCCAGAACAACTTCCTCGAGCGGCTTAACTTCGCATTTGTTAACCTCAACGTCAACGGGAATGTCAATCAGAACAGGGCCGGGGCGACCGGTCTTGGCGATATGAAACGCTTCACGAATCGTCTGCTGCAAATCCCTGACGTCCTTAACAATAACGTTATGTTTTGTAATCGGCCGCGTGATGCCTGTCGTATCAGCTTCCTGAAACGCATCGTTGCCGATAAGGTCCGTGCGAACCTGTCCTGTAATCGCAACCATAGGAACAGAGTCCATCATCGCGTTCGCAATGCCTGTGATAAGATTGCACGCGCCGGGCCCGCTTGTGGCGACTATAACGCCTACCTTGCCGCTTGCGCGAGCGTAGCCGTCTGCCATGTGACAGCCGCCCTGCTCGTGGCGGGGAATTATGAAATTGATTGGTGCATCGTAGAGTTTGTCGAACAACGGCAATACCACTCCGCCGAGATAACCGAACATATCTTCGACACCCTGTTCAATCAGAGTTTGGACGACAATTTCAGCGCCGGTTTTGATAGGTAATGGGTCTGTTTGATTTGTCGGAGCGCATTGCCCCTTTGACGTGGGTTCTTTCATTTTTACTCCTATTCCGGCTACAATGGATTAATGGACTTGTCTGAAGTACCGACTTTTGAGCAACGAGCTTCAAAAGCCTGCCACATCAGGATTTATGTCCTGCCATATAGCCTAAATTAAAGCTTAATGCTTTATACTACCACTATTTGCACTTTTTGTCAATACCCCATATTCCAGGCAAAGCCAGCCGAAGGTCAATCCCTTTGGGATGAAGAATCTCTGGTTTTCATCAATTCTTTAAGGTATGTCGGTGCTTTCGTCTCGAACATCATTTGTTTGCCGGTCGAAGGATGCAAAAATGAAATCGACTTTGCGTGCAGTGCGAGCCTTTTGAATCCATCGTCTTTTTTGCCGTATTTTCTGTCGCCGGCAATCGGATGCCCCTCGTCAGACATGTGCACACGAATCTGATTTTTCCTGCCGGTCAACAGATTGATTTCCACTAAACTCAAAGCGTTAGATTCTTTAATTACCTTATAAGCTGTATGCGAAAGTTTGCCTTTGGCTTTGTCATTCGTTGAATAAACGACGAACATTTTATTTTCCGCCAGATATGAACTAATAACGCCTTCTTTTTCTTTCAGATGTCCGTGAACGACAGCGAGGTATCTCTTTTCAGTTTTGTCCCACTGTGCCTGTAATTTTTCCTTTACCTCTTCGCTCTTTGCGAAAATCAAAACGCCGGAAGTCCACTGGTCGAGCCTGTGAACTGTGTAAATTTGCTTGCGCGATTTGTAATTACCTTTGCGAACATAATCGGTGAGGATGTATTGAGCAGTTTTGGTTTTTTCGGTCGCTGTTTTAACTGTCAGCAGTCCGGCCGGTTTATCAATAACGATAATATCATCGTCCTCGTAAAGTATTTCGAGATTGCGCGGTAAATGTCTGTTTTGTTTTTTTGCCATTTTTATCTCGGTATTTTACTCCAGTCAATCGGATTTCTGTCAAGCTCAATAATTTCAGAACTGTTAATCCGCCAGCGTTTATCCGCTGTTTTCTCGAAGTACAGTTTCGCTTTGACAATCAGAAATCCCTTGCCCATTTGAGCGATACGGCTCTGCTCGGCGAACTTAACCATCGCTTCAAATGTCATTGTCGCTTTTCCGTTTTGAATATCCGTCTGCCGACTTAAAAACGTTACCTTATCGACCATCGCGGTTTCAAAAAGCCCCTGACAATAAGCAACGATATATGTTTTCGATGGATGTAATGAATCAGAATAATTATCTGCCATTATTTCTTCTATCGACGCAACGTTCCGCTGCTGAAAGGCCTTTATGCCTTTGTTTACAGTGCCGAGGATTTTTTCATTGACCGTCTGAACAAAATATGAAACCGCAAACGCCGCGATATAAATCGCCAGCGGCAGTAGATAATGCCAATGCCTTTTTTTATCGGGACAGACAACCCTGAAAATCCAAAAGACAATAAAAACGAACAGGCCAATTCCAATCCCTAAAAACGGAAACTCAAACGGATTCCATAAATTCATATTCATTTCCTCAAAGATTTAGTTTCTCAATGCCTGTAATTGTGCAGGTATTCTGCCTTTACGTTTAATAAAGTTTGGCGATGCAATCGGCGAAACCTTCATAATCGGAGCCGAACCTAAAAGCCCGCCAAAGTGCACGATTTGTCCGGCCTTTTTGCCCGGCACAGGAATAATTCTTACACTCGTCGTTTTATTATTCGCAACGCCAATCGCCAACTCATCTGCGATTATCGCGCTGATACAATCGGCAGGAGTATTGCCCGGCACAGCGAACATATCCATCCCGACCGAACAAACGCTGGTCAGCGCTTCGAGTTTTTCAAGATTCAGCGCACCGGTTCGCACCGCGCGAATCATTCCGGCGTCTTCACTTACAGGAATAAACGTGCCAGACAATCCGCCGACATTGCCCGATGCCATCGAGCCACCTTTTTTCACCGCGTCCATCAGCATCGCAAGCGCAGCGGTCGAACCCGGCCTGCCCATTCTCGAAACGCCCATCGCTTCGATAATTTCAGCCACCGAATCGCCCCGCTTCGGCGTTGACGCAAGCGATATGTCAACAATTCCAAAATCAACGTTCATCATCTGCGCAACTTCTCTGCCGATAAGCTCGCCGGCTCGTGTGATTTTGAAAACCGTGCGTTTGATAACTTCCGAAAGCATCGTCAAATCACACTTGGGATTATTCAGCACAACGTCCTTTACAACGCCGGGGCCGGAAATTCCGATATTCAGTGAGTAATCGCCCTCGCCGACGCCGTGATGGGCGCCTGCCATAAAGGGATTGTCCTCCGGCACATTGGCGAACACGGCCAGCTTTGCACAGCCGATTCCGTTTTTGCTGTTGCGGGCGAGGTCTTTGATGATATGGCCAACTT
The sequence above is drawn from the Planctomycetaceae bacterium genome and encodes:
- a CDS encoding PFL family protein, producing MRISVEEVFETVKMTIEQNFDIRTVTLGVNLKDCVDRNLASFNKRIYKRLSEMGKKLNQCADQLEDKYGIPITNRRISVTPVALLIESLPRKISTAVSVAKTLDRAARDANIDFIGGFGALVQKGMTSADELLIDSLPYAIPKTQRLCSFLNLASSRSGMNMTAIEKVGHIIKDLARNSKNGIGCAKLAVFANVPEDNPFMAGAHHGVGEGDYSLNIGISGPGVVKDVVLNNPKCDLTMLSEVIKRTVFKITRAGELIGREVAQMMNVDFGIVDISLASTPKRGDSVAEIIEAMGVSRMGRPGSTAALAMLMDAVKKGGSMASGNVGGLSGTFIPVSEDAGMIRAVRTGALNLEKLEALTSVCSVGMDMFAVPGNTPADCISAIIADELAIGVANNKTTSVRIIPVPGKKAGQIVHFGGLLGSAPIMKVSPIASPNFIKRKGRIPAQLQALRN
- the ilvB gene encoding biosynthetic-type acetolactate synthase large subunit, producing MKEPTSKGQCAPTNQTDPLPIKTGAEIVVQTLIEQGVEDMFGYLGGVVLPLFDKLYDAPINFIIPRHEQGGCHMADGYARASGKVGVIVATSGPGACNLITGIANAMMDSVPMVAITGQVRTDLIGNDAFQEADTTGITRPITKHNVIVKDVRDLQQTIREAFHIAKTGRPGPVLIDIPVDVEVNKCEVKPLEEVVLAGYKPQIKGHQRQITLAAEEINKSERPVLYVGGGVIAANAAEELRTFAKKANIPVTMTLLGLGAYDQTQPESLDMLGMHGTAYANFAVQECDLLIAVGARFDDRVTGKIKTFAPKAKFIHIDIDPSSISKNVTVNIPVVGDAKYILGELTKEIKYKERKEWFAKIAEWKSKYPQRYDTKSPNIKPQYVIEQIWEATKDNAIIVTGVGQHQMWTAQFYKHTQPRHFITSGGLGTMGFGLPAAIGAQVAKPDMTVIDIDGDSSFNMTMNELCTAVQYELPVKVCILNNGYMGMVRQWQELFYGKRYSKSSLRSPNFAAVAEAFGAVGITVEKKNDVKNAIDKMLKTKGPCVLDFRVEREENVWPMVPAGKSLHEMDGLDIFESMA
- the ilvN gene encoding acetolactate synthase small subunit; the encoded protein is MKHIISALVQNKPGVLAHVAGMFAARAFNIDSLAVGRTDEPALSRMTIVVIGDDKVVEQVRKQLEKIVEIVKVQDYSFKDVVAHDLMLMCVHAPPEKRHEILALFEMFKARVVDVGPKFVMVELADGEEKLEQFIEACRPYGIKNMVRTGTVAMGKLSTPGGSANE
- a CDS encoding RluA family pseudouridine synthase, yielding MAKKQNRHLPRNLEILYEDDDIIVIDKPAGLLTVKTATEKTKTAQYILTDYVRKGNYKSRKQIYTVHRLDQWTSGVLIFAKSEEVKEKLQAQWDKTEKRYLAVVHGHLKEKEGVISSYLAENKMFVVYSTNDKAKGKLSHTAYKVIKESNALSLVEINLLTGRKNQIRVHMSDEGHPIAGDRKYGKKDDGFKRLALHAKSISFLHPSTGKQMMFETKAPTYLKELMKTRDSSSQRD